The DNA region GCGATACCCTTGCCCCAAGGTATCTGGGATTAACCTGTATTCCTGCCTTTAATACACTTATAGCCTCGTCTATCATTCCCGATTTTAAATATCCCTCTGCAATAGGGATAAAAGACCTTGCGTTATTTTCTTTTATCATAAAGTGCTATCTAAACCCCATCCCCACCCTAACCCTCCCCTTGAAGGGGAGGGAATATTTGGAGGTCACCCTCCCCTTCAAGGGGAGGGAATTTCTTCTTCTTGATTTATGTCTTTACTCTTCACTATTCACCACTCACTATTCACTGTTTTTCTTCTTACTTCTACCTTCTTACTTCTACCTTCAGCCTAACTACCTATTCCCTAAATAATGCCCCCAGATATTCTCAGCTATGATCCTCTTGGAGGTCTTTGGATATTCAGTAATCCCGCCTTTTTTATCTATAATAGTCACAATATTTGTATCCACATCAAATCCCGCACCGGGAAGACTTACATCATTTGCAACAATCATGTCAAGAGACTTTGATTTCAACTTTTGAGTTGCATTGTTTATCAGGTCCCCTGTTTCAGCGGCAAAGCCGATTATGAATTGCTTATCACGTTTTTTTGAGATTGCCTCAAGTATATCCTGAGTCTTCTTCAGATTTAAAGTAATACTTTCACTCTTTTTAATCTTCTTATCCGGTATATCTGCTGACCTGAAGTCAGAAACTGCCGCTGCCATCACTACTATAGTTGCCTCTTCAAGTTTATTCATAACAGCATTTAACATCTCCTCAGCAGTTACCACATTTATACATTCCACTCCGGCAGGCGGGTTTAAAAATGTCGGGCCGCTGATTAATATCACCCTTGCACCGCGCCTTACGGCTGAATCAGCAATTGCATACCCCATCTTACCGGATGAGGAATTGCTTATGTATCTTACAGGGTCTATGGCCTCCCTTGTCGGACCTGCGGTTACAAGCACTACTTGCCCTTTCAGGTCTTCTGACTTGCTTAATCTC from Nitrospirota bacterium includes:
- the coaBC gene encoding bifunctional phosphopantothenoylcysteine decarboxylase/phosphopantothenate--cysteine ligase CoaBC — protein: MTFSGKKILLGITGSIAAYKAVYLLRRLVENGCDVKVVMTREALNFITPLTFGVLSKHHVYVDMFDPQYAEDIPHLNLGREADAMVIAPATANIIGKMANGVCDDLLSTILIGQVGVRRSGPIIIAPAMDYEMYESPVVQKNIKLLKELMVDFVGPEAGMLASGASGQGRMSEPDDILSFIETRLSKSEDLKGQVVLVTAGPTREAIDPVRYISNSSSGKMGYAIADSAVRRGARVILISGPTFLNPPAGVECINVVTAEEMLNAVMNKLEEATIVVMAAAVSDFRSADIPDKKIKKSESITLNLKKTQDILEAISKKRDKQFIIGFAAETGDLINNATQKLKSKSLDMIVANDVSLPGAGFDVDTNIVTIIDKKGGITEYPKTSKRIIAENIWGHYLGNR